The DNA region CCTATGATCTTATAAAAAATGTCCAAACTATTGGTATTTTATTACAATTAATGTTTGTGTATATCCCCACTTGTGAATTGTGTGATACATGAACAATCCTTTTCCAAGCCTTATGAGCGCTCACACACAACAGCTAGACTATGATTATTTGGGCATACAAATACGATGATAACAAAATGCAGATTTCACAGAAGCATCCAAGGGACAACAGAGATAGAACCTCATAGTGCTGTTGGAAAAAAACAGGATGGATGCCAGGTTTTAGAACCAATTTATCTTCTGTTTTGTAAAATATGACCTCATTAAAAAGATACATAAAAAGATCTACAGTGTAGATGCAAATTTATACcagcttctttttcttcttatgCCTCCTCTTGCGACGTGGTTTATGAGCATCAGAATTTGAACTCAGATTGCTGTTATGATCTCCAGGATGATTTGGTACTCTTCTATTCTTAAATGATTCGCCGCTTGTGCTGTTTGAAGTATTGCTTGAGCTGGATATCACACGTTTATCTGCAGATCTGGCTCTATTTGGCGCTAATGAGCGAGGTGGTGGCATAAGAACCCGGGCATCTCTCTGACGCTACAAAACAGAATAGGTGGGATTAAGTACAAGGAAATGCAAATTGCACCAGCTTGTCAGAACTCAGAAGAAAATTAAAACAGCCCCTTACAAAAGTACCTGGTTCTTTTCATCGCTTGACATGCCAGATGCTGCCCTACCTGAAGCACTGGAAGCTGGTTCCCTGCAGAAGGTTAGTACTAGTAACATTAGCACACCAAGTAATAAAGAAATAAGAACACATTAGCACAGCAGTAGTAATGCTCACACAAGAACAGTTCATTTAATTTTATTAGATTTAGAATTTCATATAAATAAGTGATAGCATGATAGCATGGTGCAACTGCAATGGCCAAGAGCTGTGGTTTGTGAATCATACTTAGCACTTTTGTCAGTCCACTCATCATCAGCCTCTTCATCACTTGAACTTCCAGACATAAAGAAGTCGTCATCACTCACATCCAAGGCATCGTCATCGCTTGCTGTCTCTGTTGAATGGTCAAGAATAGAGTTTAGTAATTTATGTACTAGATATCCAGTCAAATGGACAGTACAAATTTCAAAGGTCATCAAGAGAACTAGTAAGTAGTAACACAAACATGCACCTTCTAAATCTTTTCCATTCGCTGCAGCAGCCATGAGATTCTCTTTGATCTGTTTACGCCACTTGTTCCTCTCTTCAACCGCATCTGAAGTATTCCCTCCAGCAAACAGAGAGACATATTTCTCATTCTTTGGGAAAAACTACACACGAGGAAAGCATATATATAAGCTTTAGCTGAAAATTCAAGCAGGTTCAGATAAACAATGGGAGAAAGATACAAGCAGGTTCATCAGAGCAGTAGTGTAGGAAGCTTACTCTAACATATTCAAGGTCTTCTCGCAATTTTGACAGCTTATTGCTAACATCATCACCATTTGAGCGTTGCTGCTTCTCAAGGCGCCGTATCATCCTCTCAACCTTTCGCCTCTCTTTGTAGTTTGAACACCAACATCAAGAAAATTGTAAGTACAGACACGCAGAAAAAAGGCACCAGATATGCATAGGAGTAAATTAGCTGAGTAATAACAGACCAAAGAATTTTATCTTCCTATCTCTCAACTGAACTGTCCGTTGAACAGCCAGTTGATTCTGAAGCTCTTGCTGCCTCTTCAGTTCTTCAAGTTTCTTCTCTTGAGCAATTCTAATGTCATCAGGAAGGTCCTGAAAATTAAAACACATAGCATAAAAAAGGAATTGCCGTAATTGGTTAGACAAAAAAGGCTCTATGGTTCATTGCCGTAATTGGGAGTACAAGAAAGAATCTCGATCCATGAAAAAAGAAACAGACAAGGCACCTCCTTGGCATGAGCATAGTCATGCCTTAAACTCTTCTAAAACAAGTTCAATTACGCTCCCTCACTTCTCCTCTGACAGGAACAAATGCAGACTCCTTTGACAAGAACAAATGCAGACCTTTCATAACCTTTTTCGATCAATCAGCTTGAGCAGCACATATCATATGTTAGTTTTTTCAATCAATATTTGATGCTGAATGGCACCTTTAGAAGCTGCCTGAACTAACAGTAATCCAGCTACACCATGAACTAGTCTACTGAGTTGAATGCAACAAAGGGAGGCCTCAGTCGAAACATCAATACGCCTCTACCCTAGCAATCAGTGAAAATAACTAGCAATCGAGCAATTAATCATCGCAGCCAAACTACCATGTTCAGTTAAAGTCCAACTCTACGGTTGGCAAAATGTCTCAGTTAACTAGAAAACCGAGGCTCGCAGCCAAACACCTACTGCTCCACACGCAACAGCTAAAACCCATCCATGGGGCAACGAGCAGCGAGAGGGTACCTTGCGCAGGAAGCGCTCGGTGGAGCGGATCTGGTTCTTGAGCGAGGCGGTCTTGGCGGAGGCGGTTCGCTTCCGCTTGCGGTCGGCTACGCCGGCGGAGGCCGAGGACTTGggccggcggacggcggcgccgcggcgtgGGTAGCCGCCGTGCGCCATCGCCGGAACCCTAGGCGGAGACGGAGGAGACCAGGAGCGTTTCGCTCGCGTGGCGTGTGCGCGAGGTGGGGCTTGGATTGGGCCGTGTCCGGGTGGGTCGTGCGCTTTCGCGCGTTTCGCCACAAAAGTGCAATTGCCAAATGCCAATGCCCACCTCAGAAATGTTGGGCCTGCCTGCATATTTAATGCACCCAAAATAAGTAAATGGAGCAGGGACAGGAGACTGAGGGACTCATTAGTGTAGCGTAGCCACACTCAAAAAAACAAATTAGTGTAGCGTGGCTGATGGTATTTGTAATGATATAATAATAGCTTAAGCATAAATATTTCTAATACATGGCTAAACTCTATTTGATGGAGTTTAATACATGGCCAAAAAAAGTTTTAGTAGTGTAATAACATTTGCACAAATGCTCAAAAGGATTTAAATCCTTTTTTTATGAACATATGCATTCGACCTTAACATAGAATTCAACGGGAATGAAGTTTGGCCATCAATTTGACAATGCTGTTGCTGTGCCATGCATATACTCCATCAGGCGTTGTAGTTTACCTTGTATATTATGGTTACACTATATGGATGGATTTTCTCTCATCTCCAGGACCAATGATAGTGAAATTGTACACGTAACCAAATTTATTTCTGACTCTCGTTTTTGAGACAAAAAATAATCATCATATTCCCATCGTGAAGCAAGAGTATATACATTCTTTAATTCATCGGCCAATGCACATAAGCACCAGTCACCAGAGGATGATCAAGAGTACAAAAATGATACTAGAATGCCATTCTGGCCCGAACTGTGCAGATCTACTCGTTGGGATCAACGAATCCGACAAGGCACTTCTCTAAAAGGAACTCTGCATTTACCCAAGCATGGTATTTATCTATAGCAAAGTCAAGGATTCATCAAGAATAATGTGAACATGCAATAGCAAAGTCAAGGATTCATCAAGAATAATGTGAACATGCACAATCAACAAGACAACAATCACAATTAGATACTAAACGATCAGAATAATTAACAGACCAATCACTAAGAGATGACTGAACTAAAGCAGtcaaagctcgcgagtgatcaTATGAGTATGCCATGAGGTTTCACCAACTTGCATGAAAAGAACACTGTTCCAGAATGAGTCCACAGCAAGCAACAAGCAGCAAGATATTTTCAGTGACAGTAACAAAACTAATAGTAGAAGGATACTGAACATAGCAGCGGAGTCCTTTCCAGCAGCTTTCATAAGCATATCAACTCCTGCAAACATGATCAAAATATGCTGCAGGTTAGAAAAAACACATCATCCACAGCACTATGAAGGACCAACAGAAAAGTATGTAAAGGGAGGTTGGTGATTCTGAAACTGTAATAGAACAACTCTATATGGACTTAAAATGATTACCTCCAGGGTGAAATTTCATGTATGGAGCAATATTGTATACACGACCTTTAAGAACTGTCCAAATACAGTCTCCAGTTTTATGCTGCTTAACTTCTTCCAAAGAAATTAACCTTCGGTTTGAGTGCCCCTTAAGCCCTATAAtagaaaagaaaacaaaattGTTTCATCAATTACCACTATAATCAATTGAGGGGAAAACGCTAGCAGGGAAGGAAAACAAGGAAATAAGCTACAATGTGAGCATAAAATTCTGATCAACCTCACTGATACTCAGCGATCTACACGATTAAAAATCATGAGCTAACCTTTAAAAGCTTTTACATGATGGACGTAGTCTAGCTGCCTAACATTACCCTGTTTATAATTTTACCCTGTGAGTAAACATTTTATCGTTTACGCAGGGAAGATATTCAAGTACCAACTTGTCTCAGAAAATCACTGGGCGATAATACATGTAGGTTTCATGATTAATATGCCCGCTAGTAAAATTACAAAATAAAAATAATCTCATTGGCTTTTTCATGAATTATGTGATCACTAGGAGACATATCACTGTGCCTTGAGCGCAATGACAGCCTCAGAACCTTTGAACCCAGTGGCATCAGGCTTAGCTAGTTTTCCAGTAGAGCCATCAGCTATCCAATTCAGGTTCAGAAGAGTCTAACTGATGCAACATATACCAAGGATGAAGGCTGCATCATACAAATGTTCAATTAGAAAAAGGCAATTTCTCCAGGAAAAGGTAATCAAAGAAATAAATGAATAGATCCCAACCAACAAGGTAAACATTAAATCTCTAAACCTGGCTATGGTATCTTCTATACTGATGGAACATCTAAGGACCTCTCTCAGACAGAAGTACACACTAGAAAAATATAGCACATTAACTTGATTTGAAGTAAAAAGACATGAGTTTAGGCAACAACCCCCTTGACTGTCATTCCTAGACCCCACAACAGGCATTAATTATGCAGCAGTGTCAAGCCAAAACACTAATAACAAAATGTGCCAAAGTACCAAAGATGATCAAAGTATCAAAGAGTACCAACACATTCTGTACAGCTTACCAGCTAGATCAGGATGCGTACGTGTCAGCTTTAGCCAATTCATTTGGCTATAGCCCTTCTCGAAAGGAACCTTTGCTCGCGCTACAGGTTTCTTCGATGAAGATTCTCCCTGAGATGGAACATTTGATTCTTCTTCACTACTTGTTTGTGTAACTGGCTCTTTCATGTTATAGTCTTGTGTCGACGCACTGATGCTGCTATCAGCCCTTCTATCTTTATGTGAATCATTAGTTTCCATGCCATTCTTCTTTTCAATGCTTGGCACAGGAATGGCTGTAGAAGATCCTAATTGTCCACTATTTTCTGCAGAACTAAACTAGAGGACAGATATAGCACAAAAGTTAAGCCATATCGGAAGTAAACCGGAAGCAAGCAAAACAAAAGCAAAACTGACCAATATAATCACAATTCATTTGTTAATCCAACAATAACTAAGTGGTGGTGCCCATATGTTCACAATACTTTATCACCTCTAACAAATCAGGTTTAATTAAGCACGAGAATCTTGGGATCAGGAAAAACTAATATAAGGAAGGATGAAGCATAAAAAACAAACAAAGCAGTAGGCATACCTTGTAGAAGGTGAAATCAGATGAATCCCCATCAGACATCTCCGAGACAAAGTAATCTGTCCTAGTGTACTTCCTAGCCAGCAACTGTAATATTGCATCACAATACAATCAGAAGTTATGTTAAACGACCCTCATTCGGATATTGGATTACAGGCACTAAAGCAAATTATATGCTTTCCTATCGCATCAACAGCAGTTTCAGTTCTAAACAAAATAGAATTGACCTAGATCCAATGCACCTAGGTGGGACACAATCAATTGTCTATCAATCCCTGAAATTCAGATGTAGCCGGAGAGTCAAATGTGAGGGAAAAATCGAAGAAACCCACTACAGCCAGCAGGAAGCAACTCACCTGAGGTGCTGCCGGAGCGCGCACCCGGGACCGTCCTAGAGATCGTGGCCCCTTCGCTCGGAGCAGCACGACGGACGCCTCTCCGCCCGCCGAGCACCGTGGCGAGCGCGAGGTCCGTGAAGAATGCGAGGCCCCGTCGGGTGGGCTCACGGGGCGGCGCGCTGGCTGCCAGGAAGGCGGCGATCGGGTCGGCGTTGCCCGGGCTTCCCGTGGCGTGGCGGGGAGGCGGGATGCGGGAGGCGATAGGCGCGGAGGCGGTGGGGTGGGCGGCTGGCCGGCGGACAGGACAGACGCCGGTGCTGTGCACGGCGAGGAGGTTCGACGGCAGAGGGCGATGCTCTCGACGCGGTCGTGGCCTCGGGATGTTCAGCTTCTTCAGCGCGCCGCGATTCTGTTGGGCCGAACTGGGCCCCCATGGAAACCCAGAACGAAGGATGGACCCCGCTAGCCTGTCGGCTAGGGCTACCCAGGGAGCCATGGTCTCTCAGAGGATCCGGTTCCCTCTCACTCGCGGTCCATTTTCAGCAGCTTGGCTCAACTATGAAAAAAATTCAAATCGATTCTCCAACTATCCAAACCGGCTCAATTTCATCCTTTCGCTGACGTGACTCACTACGCTAGCTTACCTCGTCACCTGTCCAGTCAGCTAGAGCTTCTATTCAATTAAATACAGCATTTTTCCACCATTTTCCTTTCACATTAAAGTAGCACCACATCTTTTCTCCTCCTCCCATAGCGGCTGCACAGGAGCGCTGGCTGGGCAGCCCCAACCAGGCAGCTCGCCGGCCACCTAGGTCGGCCCCTACGACATGCATCCAAACTTATGTGTATTTTTTAAAATATATGGTTATTTTTTTATGATCTAGAGCAACATGCACATTGGTTCCAGAATTACATCGCTTTAGCTTAATGCATAGTCAAACAACTAACTTTGAGTACTCGACGGCCTGAGCGTACTTTGCTAGCCAAATGGCAGCCTGGTATCTGACTTGAAAATCGCCATATCAGATCATAATTTTATTTATGACAATAAAATGTCAGAGATCAGGCAGGGCTGCTCTACAGAACTAATATAGCACTATCTGGGTGGCTGGCGGGCTGCTGGTTGGGACGCGGAGCTACTGCTCCTGTGCAGCCGccatgaggaggaggaggaggagaaaagTGGTGCTACTCTAAAGTGAAAAGAAAATAGGATAAAATGGTCTATTCAACTGAATTGAAGCCCTAGTTGATTAGGCAGGTGACGAGACAAGCAGCATGGCGAGCCACATCAGCGAATGGATGAATTGGACGTTTTCATAGTCGAGGGGCGAAATTGAGCCAAGCGTGATAGTTCAGGAACGAAATTGGCTATTTTGCCTATATTTTCGGAGCTCACGAACCTCCCTAATTTTGCACTCATCCATCTTGGCGAAGGTCATAATTCAGAAACTCACCGGCAACCTCATCAAAGCGACTGCATGAACACCTTACACCACACCACATCTATTCCGTCCTTTTGCCACCCACGACGCATCAGAGAAACAGGCTAGCAAACATTTGATTTGGCATGATCAGCCCCAATTTCCCACCCCTACCTTGCAGTTCCCGATCAGCAACGGGTTCAGCAGTTTCAGAGCTCAACATGGAAACATCCCTTCTGCCAAAATGATGCGAGGAAACAGAGGCACAATCGGACAGCATTACGTGTGAAACAGTCTGATCGCTCATTCGCTAACGCTAAAAAGAACACGATATTACAAAGCAACATCAGCTCCAGGGACATTTTAAGCTGTGTTGATATGTAACAGTATCAGGTTTCGCACACACAAAGGAACCAAAGAAATGTACAACTGTTACCAACCACCATAACAGGTATTTTATGTGTGTGTGAAGCTATTTCAACATAAGTTCGTTTCACACTATCTTGGGCAGACAAAATGTGATACTTTGGTACTACTGACTGTGCTTATGTCACAACAGATAAACACAAAATAAGTTGCGGGAAACGATTCTAGCATAACTCCAGGATTCTAGTATAACACACCATTTGGGAGAAGAAAAGAACTAACTAGAAACAGTTTTTAACAACACCGATCAAACAGAAACACAGATCAAACAAGGGCAGGAAAATACAGCACCTCAAGCGGACATGAGGGCAACACTCTTTCTTGAAAACAAACACTTCAAACCAGTAAACATAAAAGTTTGGCAGCCCAAAACGCCCCCAGATTGCAGAGGCAATTCCACCAAACAACCTAACTTCAAAAAGAAGCATCTAAGGATAAAGTGCTTCATGGAAAAATCTGAGGGACACGTAGTCATTAATAGAGCACATGAATAATTGACAAGAAGAAAACACACAAGTCAGTGAACTATTTACAGTATCATGACACAAACCATCAAAGTCCACACCTAGAGTAAATCTTGAGCGGGGGCACACCTTAAGAGAAAGTAGATTATCAAACTTTAAACATGGTGGAAATTTGTTGTCTCCTTTAGCATCAAAATTTTGAGCAACGGCCTGTCCCCCCACTCACCTGTACGTAGGTCCGCCCGTCCACAAACTAAGTAAACATGCCGTTACTGGCAGTGAGCAGTGCAAAACAGCTGCTGTCCACAAATTAGTATGCGAAACAATAACACTGCAGAAGATAACTCATGACAGAGGATGCCAATACTTTTAAGGATTAATCTCATCCCAACTTTATATGAATGTTCTTATCAAGAGTGTGCATCGATAGAAATAAAAGTATCGCATGTAGATAGCAGACCCACTAGCACGCCAAAATGCATGCTCAGCCTCCATTGACCAAAGCCTCGGCCCTCCACTTTGAAAAAATGGAGAAGAATGGACATCACTATCAACACCATCTTCCATTTCATCTTGTATTCAAATTTTGTCAACCATTTGTGCAGGCAGCAGACACACTCATACATCAATCCCTTTTGATTAGTCCATACACCCACTACCGAAAAAGCAGTCCCCACCACAAAGTGTATGGCTAGTGCACTACAGACCCGGAAAGAAACATTATGAGAGCATGCCAGACTCTTTAGTAGCTCTCTCCATCACTCACACTCATAGGGGGCATTGAAAGATGTAGGAGCATGAGCAGGTTATTGCTTACCATATCCTTGCAATTAAAGCACCTTTGAAAAAAAGATTGGAAAGGGAAGGTGATATCATATACCATTGGTACAACCTCAAGTGGAGAGGATCTTTTAGGTCTTTTCTTGCCTCCTTGTTAGTGAATCTAAACCAGCAGTTTATCTTTCACTTTGATAGATTGACGCCTGCTAGTAGTTGTAAGGATGCATGCTATGTTGCTGCTACTGTACTAGGAAGGGGTGTTGGGTTCTGGCTTCACTGGTTGGTCATCCTGAGAATGTTGTGTGTCATAGATTGCCATGGCAAGCGAGATTGGCATCATGCAGAGTGCTTTGGACTGGAGAAATTGCATCGCTGCCCCAATGTCTTCTTCCATCAGCTTTGCGACCTGTCTTTCTGTGCCATCCGTTGACCACTTTTCCCAAATCTGCTGTTTGCTCCCACTATCACTTGCTTCCCCCTAACGAAATCAAAGCAAGATCCAATTCAATAACCAACAGATACGAAAATATAGAGATGGAAAACGACACTCAAGTTTGTTTTTCAATTCATGACATGATCATTCGAGAAAGAAAGGAATCTCATTATATTAATAGCAATCTGAGGATATGCGAGGTGCAGAAATCGAG from Panicum hallii strain FIL2 chromosome 9, PHallii_v3.1, whole genome shotgun sequence includes:
- the LOC112874147 gene encoding rRNA-processing protein EFG1-like, translating into MAHGGYPRRGAAVRRPKSSASAGVADRKRKRTASAKTASLKNQIRSTERFLRKDLPDDIRIAQEKKLEELKRQQELQNQLAVQRTVQLRDRKIKFFERRKVERMIRRLEKQQRSNGDDVSNKLSKLREDLEYVRFFPKNEKYVSLFAGGNTSDAVEERNKWRKQIKENLMAAAANGKDLEETASDDDALDVSDDDFFMSGSSSDEEADDEWTDKSAKEPASSASGRAASGMSSDEKNQRQRDARVLMPPPRSLAPNRARSADKRVISSSSNTSNSTSGESFKNRRVPNHPGDHNSNLSSNSDAHKPRRKRRHKKKKKLA
- the LOC112874149 gene encoding cytochrome b5 domain-containing protein RLF-like isoform X2; the encoded protein is MSDGDSSDFTFYKFSSAENSGQLGSSTAIPVPSIEKKNGMETNDSHKDRRADSSISASTQDYNMKEPVTQTSSEEESNVPSQGESSSKKPVARAKVPFEKGYSQMNWLKLTRTHPDLAGLKGHSNRRLISLEEVKQHKTGDCIWTVLKGRVYNIAPYMKFHPGGVDMLMKAAGKDSAAMFNKYHAWVNAEFLLEKCLVGFVDPNE
- the LOC112874149 gene encoding cytochrome b5 domain-containing protein RLF-like isoform X1, whose translation is MQYYSCWLGSTLGQITLSRRCLMGIHLISPSTSSAENSGQLGSSTAIPVPSIEKKNGMETNDSHKDRRADSSISASTQDYNMKEPVTQTSSEEESNVPSQGESSSKKPVARAKVPFEKGYSQMNWLKLTRTHPDLAGLKGHSNRRLISLEEVKQHKTGDCIWTVLKGRVYNIAPYMKFHPGGVDMLMKAAGKDSAAMFNKYHAWVNAEFLLEKCLVGFVDPNE
- the LOC112874149 gene encoding cytochrome b5 domain-containing protein RLF-like isoform X3 — its product is MGIHLISPSTSSAENSGQLGSSTAIPVPSIEKKNGMETNDSHKDRRADSSISASTQDYNMKEPVTQTSSEEESNVPSQGESSSKKPVARAKVPFEKGYSQMNWLKLTRTHPDLAGLKGHSNRRLISLEEVKQHKTGDCIWTVLKGRVYNIAPYMKFHPGGVDMLMKAAGKDSAAMFNKYHAWVNAEFLLEKCLVGFVDPNE